Within Lolium rigidum isolate FL_2022 chromosome 5, APGP_CSIRO_Lrig_0.1, whole genome shotgun sequence, the genomic segment CGCACCAAACCAGACAGCACATCTAGCATCAGCAGTTTACACCGCACCAAACCGTTGAGCACCAGTGGAAACGGTGCGGTTTGAGGAAACTGCCAAAACCAGTGGAAACCGGGAATGCACAGGTTGAGCTATTGGTGAGAATGGTGATGTTGGACTACATGGTGGTATATTTCCAAACAACGAAATAGGTGGCTGCTATGCTTTGCACTTAAGCCGTGGCCCCTCACCCCACTACCGGCTCCCCTCTCCACTGTGGGGCTGTTGCCCCCTCCCCTGCGGGGCCATTGCCCCCTCCCCTACCGTGCCTAATTATTTTTGTTCACGACAAACtgtttttttttcgatatgggagcatcgctccggtctctgcatcaatagatgcacacagccaagtcTTTTATTGAAAGAACGAAGTTCAAAATAGTGTAGACACTACTGACCAAAGACCTTAACACTGGATAAGAATTGGCGAGAGCCTCAGCTTTACACAATCACCTCTGAATAAGAACATAAATTATTTGAACTTTCATTTATTTAATTATAACTTGACTATGTTTATGTTCTAAATCCAATAATTTTTGTGGGAAGTTTTCTTGTCATCTCCCCTGAATTTGACAAAACAAAGTACTGCATTCTGATTAGGGCAAGCGAGAATACACGCATACGACATAGCTCTCCCGGTAGAGATTGAGGAAAAATCGGGAGGTCAGGCCTTCTGTCCTGGATCACAACCCCGTTCCTAGACAAGTCGATGGTGGCAGCATAGGCGGGTGGATGTAGCAGTAGAGTTTCTTGATCTTGTATAGCTAGGAATTGATCTATGTCGAGATACAATTATACATGTGGTGTATTAAATGTGGTGTCAAGTAGAAGTAAGTTTTACTAATGTATTTGCATGCAATGTCGTCGACCCACAGTTATtcactaagactgctcatagtgggagtaacttaggtagtaacatcacacatttcaaagtgttttggtgacatggcatagcaataaatgaagaaagagagggatgtggtaactagctatgttaccataacatcacacacttcaagataaaatgagtctacaaactaataaatgagactttgataccatctctaagttactttccactatgaaggtagtaacatgaactagtaacttatgtatgccaccaccttatgttactccccactatgagcagcctaagacAGTTTTTGTACATATCTGAAGTTGTGATCTTTAATTCTTCGCTTTCATTTTGTCTTTCGGCTTGAAGCTCTCTGCTCGAGGTGGATTCTATATATCTAATAATTGATGCAGTATGTCATCAATTCTCTGTTGGTTGATACAAATTAATGTCCAAATAATTAGGGAAGGTCATGTCAAAATTTTGGGAAATTAATTAGAGAGCGTGGTGTTTGATAGGCAGGCCAAGTTTGGCTGATGGATACacatgtactacctccgtttcaaggaataaggcgcacgcgtattccaagacaaactttgaccataaaaattgagcaacaaaatcttgagtatattatatgtaattagtatcgttggattcatattgaaaagaactttttaatggtactaatttcatacaaacaattttgACGTatatgaagtaattcttggtcaaacaaaaagctcgtaaaacgagggcgccttattccttgaaacggaggtagtatatgatAAAGCCAGCTATAAGCGCGAGTACTTCGCCGCTCGGACGCGTGCTGATCGTTGTTCCTCGACCTGCTCGATGAAGGTGAACTCGAACTTTTGGCTATGTGTATTTGCTGGCATTAACCGGGTAGTTCCCAAACAAAAACACAACAGCCCCCACTCAGTAACAATTGATTTTCCGGTAGTGGGATATATGATGACAAGAACTTGATTAAAAGTGAATTCAGAGACTATTCATGCCAAGATAAAAAAATAGTTCTGAACCGGCCTTATGATATTTCATGGATGATAAAAGTACGATTAACTACCTAAGGGAGCATGTATTGCACACCAGAGTGCGGATATATGAAGCTGGACACTTACAACTGAATTTGCAGACTACTCATGGCATGAACACGAACACTAGATGAACATGTGTATCCAACAAACAGCAACACACATGCAGATTAACATTTAGAAGCAAGCTTAAATATGAGCTGGTTGACAACAGCGGGGTAGTTTTCGGCTATATGGCCCCAGCCCTCGGTGGCGAGTAAGTTCTGTAACCTCGTGGGAGAGAGTATTTGGAGGAACTGCAAGCACGCCTCCTTTAACCCGCAGCAGCGGTGCTGTTCAGCTAGAGCGAGAATTGTCATCACTGTCATTATATCTATGTGCTCAGACAACTGATCTTCGCACAACAACTTGAGCCTTGGGAGATCGAATCTATCTGCCGCAACGAGCACGTGCTGCAGCCACGAGattacttcttcttcttcaacttcatcatcttcatcttcttcgtactCGTACTCATCGTCCTCCATGTTTCCTTCATCTTTTCCTAACTGGTCGTCTTCCTCATGTTGTCCATGTCCATATCTTGGGCATGGCATCGGTGTAGATGAAAGTTAGCAAGGCCCTGAACACGTTTGGTGCCATGTCTTTTATGTTTATGGCGTTAGCCGTAGTAGTGCCCTCCATCATGGAGCCAAAGAGTTGCGCCCTGAAGACGGAGGAGCGAGCCGCAAGCACACAACGGTGCGCGGCGAACCTCTCGCTGCCGACCTTGAAGGTGACATCCGTGCCCAACTGTGTCCGAAGAAGCTCCCTAAACTGGTCGTGTATGTCAGAATTGGGCACCTCTACGGCAGCGCCGGGCAGAGCAGCGGCGCCACGGGTGGCCTTGGCGTCGACAACGAAGAGATCGCAGCGGATGATGAAGCCGTCGTCCCTGAGATGCTTCGACTTGTCAAAGTCCGTCCTCTTCATCCACCTATGGTGGCCACAGGAGGCACCGGCGGAAAGCTCGACTACTTCGCCTGCGCGGACGCGTGCCGAACGCTGCTCCTCGACCTGGTCGATGAAGCTGAACTCGAACTTCACCTTTACCGGCCGTAGAATCTCCTGGTCGTGATCAAGAGCGAGAGTGACCGACATATAGCCGAGGTCTTCGAAGCGCTCGCCCTTCGGGGAGTAGAGGATGACCCACCAGTAGCCTCCGATCCTGAAAGCCCGTGACCTGATGCTCTTGGTGTTGGGCGTGTCCTTGATGCAAGAGTACCCATCCACGACCAAGAGGTGGTACCCGCTGGCCGCGCGGCAGACCATGGCCGACGCAGAGCCTGACAACTTGCAATTGGAGACGACAGATACGCCGGCGAACGGCATGGCGAGCCTACTTTAGGACCGatgaatctttttttctctcggaCTTGCTGGCGAAGAGAAGGAAAACCTAAAACGAGTCGTTTGCATTGAAGATAGAACTGTACGGCGTCCGTATCAAGGAAACTCAAAGGCGCCATCCAAAACGATGTCTCCCCACCGCCTCCGTAAAAAAATCCAGTTTGAGATCCAGGAAGATGTGTGAGATACTCCAGTATCGTCACGCCTGGCGTGGAGCTTCTATATGTTTTAGTCCTAGTGACAGGAAAAACAGAGTAATAGAGTACATCAGAAAATGAAGCAACTAGCTAGACAAAGTTACGAGCATATACATTGCTCGCATGCAGACCTCGCACATACAACAATCATTCATTCATCCATGCCGTACACACAGAATGATTTCCTTGACTCTGTGGtcttgtttctaaaaaaaaaatgatTTTCTTGATGAGTTTTTAGTTACGCGATGGCTAATTCTCGGCTAACCCAGAGTCTACATAGAGCTCCTTGGATCTTTTTTCTCTAGTTTGGCCCTTTTCACTACATCACGGTAGAAGATTCGGGGCatttcaaagtgcccctaataATCTATTGCGGTACTTTTCTAAGTACCACCTTTATTTGGGGAGTGGAGTTTTGGCTCTCGGGTGGAGATGCACCGGAAATCTGGACCATCACATCTTGCTCTGAGATTGATTATAGTGAGGAGAAATGCAGGTGTACGTCCGCCAGAAAATCAAAGATACGTTGGGTGGGCGTACAGCAGCGAGGTGGGCCCTGCGTTGGTAAATGCTTTGACAGGGAGGAGAAGACGCCGTGTGTGGACGGGGCCGTGACCGCGCTGAACTAGGACTGGTTGTACAGGACGGAGCGGCGTCGCAGACCATGGGTCCAATTTTGTGTCATtcaggcatctccagcggcgcgacgtattttttggttttttacctttccacgtccgtttgcgtctggaccCTTCTCCAGCGGGGAGACGCATTCCGGTTTTTTTGTCCGttccgtccgcagagacgcatttgCTACCCAAATATGCATCAGATTTGCGTATAGGCGGACTGACCGCGTGACCGTTTCTCGTCCGCATGCGTCCGCTCTGTGCCAAAGCTGGCCCATATGTCAGTCACTACCTTACCCCACCTATCTCACTTTCCTCTCTCTcccgcctctctcttcttctcctctctcccCAAATCCTCCGACGAGATAGATCGCCGTCGAAACCGCTCGTGCCTCCGAGCTCCGACGGGGTGCGGCCGCGAGCAGCGATAGTCTGCAACGGTGAGGCGTGGCGAGAGCCCAAGCGAGTCGCTGGCGCGGTAGTGGTTATCAACAGGGACACAGTTAGCAGGAGGGCAGCGCGACCTGCACGTTCCCTCGAGGAGAGGTCGAAGGCGGCGTCCGAGTCGTCGGCTGCGACCAAGACGACGGGGCCCGAGCGatcgccggcgaagccgaccagGTACAGGCAGGGAGCCACGTCTGGCGAGCCCAGACGTGCCAGGCGGGACCGCTCCACCGCCGCTCCTAGAGGCACGCGTCTCCCTCGCTTCCGCCTCCAAGGCGCGACTCCGGTCGGAGgtagccatcgccgccggcgaagcgGTCGCAGGACCAGCGCCTCGATGCGCGGCCTCCTGCCCGCAGCGGAAGCCTCCAGTGCCCGCGAGGCCGTGCGGCTGTGCGCGTCTACCTCGCCTCCGCCAAGGCGTGACCCCAGTCGGAGGTCGCCGTCGCCGGTGGGGAAGAGGTCGCAGGACCAGCGCCTCGACTCCGCGGCCTCCTGCCCGCAGCGGAAGCCTCGAGTGCCTTCGAGGTCATGCGACTGTGTGTGTCTCCTTCGCCTCCGCCTCCAAGGCGTGACCCCGGTtggaggtcgccggcggcgaAGCGGTCGCAGGACCAGTGCCTCGACTCCGCGGCCTCCTGCCCGCAGTGGAAGCCTCCAGTTCCTGCGAGGCCGTGCAGCTGCATGCCGACGCCGCGGCGTCCGCAGGATGCACCTCCCCAGCCATCACCGGGTAGTACTAGCTAATCCGCAGGTACTAACCAGATTCAGCAAATCAGGAGTTTCATTTCGGCGAATCCCGTCGGTAATTTTGTCCATCTGGTTGGAATTGCGCTCTCATCTCTCTTGTGTAAAGCTGGAGTTGCCacttttgtttctgtttttgggCAGAGTACTACTTGTTGTTGTTCCACTCGGAGACGCAAAAAAACACCGCTGGAGACGCTCCGACGCAAACAGATGGTTTAATTTTTCGTGTGACCGGACGCGACGTAAACAGACATTTTttacgtccgtttgcgtcacccggctggagatgcccttacactgTCGGCAACCCCTGTCTCCCCAGATCTCATCGGTCGAAACCCTGGAGCCGCCCCGGAACAGAGAAATACGGCGCACCAAGCACGCAGAAAATTCCGGGGCGTGGCGCGGGAAGTGAGACAAGGACAGCGACGTCGATTTGGCAGCGGAGGTTGCCGGATTCAAGCCAGCGGTtacaccggcggcggcgggcgggcggcgaCAGGATGGACTTCCCCCTGGATCCAGTTAACAGGTATGGCCTCCTCCATCGCGGCATGGATGTTGTTCTTGCAAAATCTGACCAACAAGTCTTCCATGTTGCAGCTTACCTATCTACGAGGGGGCAGCGGATAGTGTGGTGAATGATGCGGATGCGAAAGAGGACGGCGAGTGCAGCGATGTAGGGTCGGTTGACCAGGAGCAACCGGTGATGGGCATCGTCCAGGCTATTGCTGTGTGCGGTGCCACAGATGGGGATGGGCAAGCCGACTCTCCTGCGTATCCCTCCCTCCACTCGAAGAAATCGCAGAGCCCGGCCTGCGTTGATGGATACAGAATGAGCAGATgtgtagaaaaaaaaatcaaatgttaGCAGGGGCCAGAGCCAAAAAAACGAACTCACATATACGACTCGATGTGGATAGATCAGATGAACTTACACTGAAAAATTGGCACTTGTAGTACCTAACGCCTGGTCGGGTTCCTTACCGCGATCTTGGTGAGGATCCTGCTGCCACACTTTGGGCACGAGATGAAGGGGAGAGGAGTGTTGTGCTGGGAAGCAGCCAtgtgggaggaggaagaagacgccaTGGATCTCGAGCTCTGCTTGCTTGGGGGAACCGTAGACAATAGCGGCGGCGGCAGTGGAGCGTGATTCCGATCTGGCCATCGGGGCCATCTGAGCTTCTCTTTTATGAGACGCGTGTTGCCCACACCAGAGGCCAGAGCCGTCCTGCCACGCAGATCCCGGTCCAACACACCACGAGTCAGTCCAGTCATGCAACCTTTTGTACCGGTACATCCGTTCCAGTGGACGTCGCAATGAATCCGCCCCAACGGTCAGAAAGGGCACTGTTACAACATATTCCGCTGTACGATCACATACGGCGAAGAATACACGGGTTTGCAACCGATCTGTTCGATTCTCTTTGGTCCACGTATCGGGCTCATCTGGACCCGGGAGCCAGGACGGATTTCCGCTTTATTTGCGTCTCTAAAGATATTTAGGACACTACCTAAGGGCACTTCTCAAAGTGCCCCAAGATCCAATTAAGAGCACTTCAATATGTGTCCCAAAACCAAATTAGGGGCACTTTAAGATGTGTGACATGTGTCCCAGAACCCAATTTGAGGCACATCCAAAAATTCCTCAAAGCTCAATTTATGGCATTTGAAAAAATGCCTCAATACCTATAAGTGGGACAATGAGAAATGCCCCTAAATCTAATTCATGGTAGTTTAAAAAGTTCCCCCAATTACATCCTATCAGTG encodes:
- the LOC124655935 gene encoding BTB/POZ and MATH domain-containing protein 3-like; this encodes MPFAGVSVVSNCKLSGSASAMVCRAASGYHLLVVDGYSCIKDTPNTKSIRSRAFRIGGYWWVILYSPKGERFEDLGYMSVTLALDHDQEILRPVKVKFEFSFIDQVEEQRSARVRAGEVVELSAGASCGHHRWMKRTDFDKSKHLRDDGFIIRCDLFVVDAKATRGAAALPGAAVEVPNSDIHDQFRELLRTQLGTDVTFKVGSERFAAHRCVLAARSSVFRAQLFGSMMEGTTTANAINIKDMAPNVFRALLTFIYTDAMPKMEDDEYEYEEDEDDEVEEEEVISWLQHVLVAADRFDLPRLKLLCEDQLSEHIDIMTVMTILALAEQHRCCGLKEACLQFLQILSPTRLQNLLATEGWGHIAENYPAVVNQLIFKLASKC